The Aureispira anguillae genome contains a region encoding:
- a CDS encoding methylated-DNA--[protein]-cysteine S-methyltransferase, producing the protein METTINYQRIEKALHFIANNVPAQPKVGDIAAHLNMSKHHFQRIFKAWAGISPKQFLQFLTLQNLKKEIEASKNLLELTEKVGLSTPSRTYDLFVKIEALSPGEYQQKGNGITIQYGSHSSPFGTCFLAQTKRGICALDFITNSEEAALKNLKSRFPKATFIEDNNATGAKVEQIFSPSSTASSPIPLLLSGTPFQLKVWEALINIPFANLQSYQQIAQFIGKPKASRAVGSAIGQNHIAYLIPCHRVIRSIGAISDYKWNKARKVAMIGWEKAQIED; encoded by the coding sequence ATGGAAACAACAATTAATTATCAGAGAATCGAAAAGGCATTGCATTTTATTGCCAATAATGTACCTGCCCAACCAAAAGTTGGGGATATTGCTGCTCATTTAAATATGAGCAAGCATCACTTCCAGCGCATATTTAAAGCATGGGCAGGTATTTCTCCAAAACAATTTCTACAGTTTTTAACCTTACAAAATCTCAAAAAAGAAATTGAGGCTTCTAAAAATTTACTTGAATTGACGGAAAAAGTAGGCTTATCTACTCCTTCCAGAACCTATGATTTATTTGTCAAAATAGAAGCCTTGAGTCCAGGAGAATATCAACAGAAAGGGAATGGAATAACAATACAATACGGTAGTCATTCTAGTCCTTTTGGCACTTGTTTTCTAGCGCAAACAAAACGAGGTATTTGCGCCCTAGATTTTATTACCAACTCTGAAGAAGCTGCCCTCAAAAATCTAAAAAGCCGTTTTCCCAAAGCCACTTTTATAGAAGACAATAATGCCACTGGAGCTAAAGTAGAACAGATATTCAGCCCTAGCTCAACAGCATCAAGCCCTATACCTTTGTTGTTATCGGGAACTCCCTTCCAACTTAAAGTATGGGAAGCCTTAATCAATATTCCTTTTGCTAACCTCCAATCCTATCAACAGATTGCCCAGTTTATTGGCAAGCCCAAAGCGAGCAGAGCAGTAGGTTCTGCAATTGGTCAAAATCATATTGCTTATTTGATCCCTTGTCATCGGGTGATTAGATCTATTGGTGCAATTAGTGACTACAAATGGAATAAGGCTAGAAAGGTTGCTATGATTGGCTGGGAAAAAGCACAGATTGAGGATTGA
- a CDS encoding O-antigen ligase family protein, with product MTKRIWSLCLLLLPLIMINGLIDTVTIPRITLLLVGILLTVSLLLFKERQAFHIHSHKFITSPLGVSLIAYLLLGLFSLTNALSLSDGILEWLKLFCWFSTVLLTTFLLKEKGSSVLFMKATTVAALIVGGIGLFEFVSIVNQLDQDKILYVVNSTFEHKNLLATGLLLSVPLSFLLYANSTEKIWKGIAIGAIGLALFLILVTQSRAAWLGMGVGILVGVLLLLAKPSERKKIVSPKYLGMIGGCLILGGGLVWFLSSQEIIANAPVQRVQAIFTYEDTKNEHTETIKERLVLWENTIEMIKEHPLLGVGLGNWKIHFPKYSIDGLRSEQGQIFFQRPHNDYLWVMSELGLLGGLTYLFIIGIVLYYNLQLLLRKEVQGTEEYYSTLAITGGIIAFAVFSLVDFPKERPVHLLWTGILMAYSWHYHQLFIAKEKGDRISAANLVYFIPLIAAFGLFFMGQRWQAETHCKKALTARSQKQYHGVLTELALADHWSYRLDPAATPISWYKGEAFYFQRRLPEALEAFKQSNALHPYHLHTLNNLGATYFELNQLSDAQKYFKQVLEFAPHFPDVNMNMAAMSYNEGKTLEALTYLGNCIPGDYKEQRFLQFLTTICKRYAEDLLKIPALEPLHQLIRDFSTKQEWQITIHQQAQEYHRTLSEQIHLDLLFVAQEQQKISAEQTDYFTSILNNSSNH from the coding sequence TTGACCAAAAGGATCTGGTCGCTTTGTTTGTTGCTTTTACCATTAATTATGATTAATGGATTAATAGATACAGTAACAATACCTCGGATTACTTTGCTCTTAGTTGGCATTCTTCTTACTGTAAGTCTTTTATTATTTAAAGAGCGACAAGCTTTTCATATCCATAGCCATAAATTTATAACTAGCCCATTGGGAGTTAGTTTGATTGCTTATTTATTGTTGGGGCTGTTTTCTTTGACCAATGCATTAAGTTTATCAGATGGTATTTTAGAATGGCTAAAGCTTTTTTGTTGGTTTAGTACGGTTCTTTTGACGACCTTTTTGTTGAAGGAAAAAGGAAGTTCTGTGCTGTTTATGAAAGCAACAACGGTGGCGGCTCTAATTGTCGGAGGAATTGGCTTGTTTGAATTTGTGTCTATTGTCAATCAATTGGATCAAGATAAGATTCTATATGTTGTCAATTCGACATTTGAACACAAAAACCTCTTAGCTACAGGGCTATTACTGAGTGTGCCTTTGAGCTTTTTGTTGTATGCTAATAGCACAGAAAAAATATGGAAAGGCATTGCCATTGGAGCGATTGGGCTAGCACTCTTTTTAATTTTAGTGACCCAGAGCCGTGCAGCATGGTTAGGAATGGGCGTAGGAATTTTGGTTGGCGTGCTGTTGTTATTGGCAAAACCTTCTGAACGCAAAAAAATAGTAAGCCCCAAGTATTTGGGAATGATAGGAGGGTGCCTAATTTTAGGAGGAGGGCTTGTTTGGTTTTTGAGTAGTCAAGAAATTATAGCCAATGCACCTGTGCAACGAGTACAAGCTATATTTACCTATGAAGACACCAAAAACGAACATACAGAGACGATCAAAGAACGTTTAGTATTATGGGAAAATACCATAGAAATGATAAAAGAACACCCTTTATTGGGGGTGGGCTTAGGCAATTGGAAAATTCATTTTCCAAAGTATAGTATAGATGGTTTGCGATCCGAACAAGGGCAGATATTTTTTCAACGACCCCACAATGATTATTTATGGGTAATGAGTGAACTGGGCTTGTTAGGAGGTCTTACTTATTTATTTATTATCGGGATCGTTTTATACTACAATCTTCAATTACTCCTTAGAAAAGAGGTGCAAGGAACAGAGGAGTATTATTCTACCTTGGCAATAACAGGGGGAATAATTGCTTTTGCTGTATTTAGTCTGGTTGATTTTCCTAAAGAACGTCCTGTTCATTTGCTTTGGACGGGAATTTTGATGGCTTATAGTTGGCATTACCATCAATTGTTTATCGCCAAGGAAAAAGGAGATCGCATATCAGCAGCAAACCTAGTCTATTTTATTCCTCTTATTGCAGCGTTTGGACTGTTTTTTATGGGGCAGCGTTGGCAAGCCGAAACGCATTGCAAAAAAGCATTGACGGCGAGAAGCCAAAAGCAATACCATGGCGTTCTCACAGAATTGGCATTGGCCGATCATTGGAGCTATCGTCTAGATCCTGCTGCTACGCCAATTAGTTGGTACAAGGGCGAAGCATTTTATTTTCAACGGCGATTGCCAGAAGCGTTGGAGGCATTCAAACAATCTAACGCATTACATCCTTATCATCTTCATACCCTTAATAATCTAGGAGCAACTTATTTTGAATTAAATCAGTTGTCAGATGCTCAAAAATATTTTAAACAGGTACTCGAATTTGCTCCTCATTTTCCCGATGTCAATATGAATATGGCGGCAATGAGCTACAATGAAGGCAAAACACTGGAAGCCCTCACATATTTAGGCAATTGTATTCCTGGCGATTATAAAGAGCAGCGTTTTTTGCAATTTTTGACTACAATTTGCAAGCGTTATGCCGAAGACTTATTAAAAATACCAGCATTAGAACCATTACATCAATTAATACGAGACTTTTCGACAAAGCAAGAATGGCAAATCACCATTCATCAGCAAGCACAGGAATACCATAGAACATTAAGCGAACAAATTCATTTGGATTTGCTTTTTGTTGCCCAAGAACAGCAAAAGATAAGCGCAGAACAAACCGATTATTTTACCTCGATATTAAATAATTCATCAAACCATTAA
- a CDS encoding T9SS type A sorting domain-containing protein, with amino-acid sequence MKKNLLIFLLCFCGGIVLQAQSISTVVPSQNPVPEGGSLSVGISGTNTHFAQGSATYVTANVGGQTVYGYVNGGVTNTNMTVDFYLPCGACGPATLWVNNPIDGQMSYPNAFTVSCAQITSVDPDTVTAGQLLPIQISGTGTNFLQGSTTVYFQNASTGQTLYPLTYNVINNDSLSILLPISSNICEGSYNLHAYSGGNCPLYFPNALYINGLNGQITAVNPGVANAGQTLPVGISGTGVDFTQGTLTVYFRNTTTGQTLYPTTYNTILVDSVNVDLSIPNYFCSGAYDVCYTTSANYCPTCLPGGLLINGLTVSPQIDSVSPDTAQGGRPLSVNISGTGVNFQQGSWLYFQLTNTTTGASTSTYNHSASLSDPTQTTVYFPYIPAVCGSYDLSIYGADPCGGAAVTYPNAVTVNATLDPQISWISPTTGLTGQTLSVDLSGYDINFMQGSTSFVMRLVHATTGATLAASNLTPDPLYHSRATVDFNPSASDCGLYHLEIDGVPTGCGDTITLVDSNAININSLTSPHIQSVFPNYGQWGQTVTSTITAPNVDFNQVNIADLYLYNSSNGAYIYATNIVPNPSDPSQADVTFAIPSWIPSVGGHDFYDVVINNITSCGVPSLVLPNGFEIYIPVGTAKTTAKSALEVQIYPNPMNEQATLKIVDGEDQPMIFNLYDILGKKVASRALKGNTTITIERNDLSSGVYLYRLSDEQGNALHVGKLELR; translated from the coding sequence ATGAAAAAAAACTTGCTAATATTCCTTCTCTGTTTTTGTGGAGGAATAGTACTACAGGCACAGTCAATTAGCACTGTAGTACCTTCTCAGAATCCTGTACCAGAAGGCGGAAGTCTGTCGGTCGGAATTTCTGGAACCAATACTCATTTTGCACAAGGGAGTGCTACCTATGTGACAGCAAATGTAGGCGGTCAAACGGTATATGGTTATGTCAATGGAGGAGTCACGAATACCAATATGACCGTAGACTTTTATTTACCCTGTGGTGCTTGTGGACCAGCAACTTTATGGGTCAACAATCCGATTGATGGGCAAATGTCTTATCCCAATGCCTTTACGGTTAGTTGTGCTCAAATTACAAGTGTAGATCCAGATACGGTTACTGCTGGACAACTACTTCCTATTCAGATTTCAGGAACTGGGACAAATTTTCTACAGGGAAGCACAACGGTTTATTTCCAGAATGCTTCAACAGGACAAACGCTTTATCCCCTTACTTACAATGTGATCAACAATGATTCTTTGAGCATATTGCTGCCTATTTCATCGAATATTTGTGAAGGTTCTTACAATCTTCATGCTTATTCAGGGGGCAATTGCCCGCTTTATTTTCCCAATGCACTTTACATTAATGGGTTAAATGGACAGATTACAGCCGTTAATCCAGGTGTGGCAAATGCAGGACAAACGTTACCAGTTGGTATTTCGGGAACAGGAGTTGATTTTACACAAGGTACGTTAACCGTCTATTTCAGAAATACAACAACTGGGCAAACCTTGTACCCTACAACTTACAATACCATCTTGGTAGATAGTGTTAATGTAGATTTATCCATTCCGAATTATTTTTGTTCAGGAGCCTACGATGTTTGTTATACAACTTCTGCCAATTATTGCCCGACTTGCTTGCCTGGTGGTTTGTTAATTAATGGACTTACTGTTAGTCCACAAATTGACAGTGTAAGCCCCGATACCGCACAAGGGGGACGACCATTGTCTGTTAATATTTCAGGAACAGGCGTAAACTTCCAGCAGGGATCTTGGCTTTATTTCCAATTGACGAATACCACTACTGGTGCAAGCACTAGTACCTATAATCACTCTGCTAGTTTGTCTGATCCTACACAAACAACAGTTTATTTTCCTTATATACCAGCTGTTTGTGGTAGTTATGACTTATCTATCTACGGAGCTGATCCTTGTGGAGGGGCGGCAGTTACTTATCCGAATGCTGTAACGGTTAATGCGACATTGGATCCTCAGATTAGTTGGATATCTCCAACCACAGGATTAACAGGACAAACTCTATCGGTCGATTTATCGGGGTATGATATTAACTTTATGCAGGGATCTACTAGTTTTGTTATGCGTTTGGTACATGCTACTACGGGGGCTACACTTGCAGCCAGCAATTTAACGCCTGATCCTCTTTATCACTCACGAGCAACGGTTGATTTTAACCCATCGGCTAGTGATTGTGGATTGTACCATTTAGAGATTGACGGGGTTCCAACAGGATGTGGCGACACAATTACTCTTGTTGATTCCAATGCAATAAATATCAATTCTCTGACGAGTCCGCATATTCAGTCTGTATTTCCGAATTATGGGCAATGGGGGCAAACGGTCACTTCAACAATTACGGCGCCAAATGTTGACTTTAACCAAGTTAACATAGCGGATCTGTATTTGTATAATAGTTCAAATGGTGCTTATATCTATGCAACGAACATAGTGCCTAATCCTTCTGATCCAAGTCAAGCCGATGTAACGTTTGCTATACCATCTTGGATTCCTTCAGTAGGTGGACATGATTTCTATGATGTTGTGATTAATAATATTACAAGTTGTGGTGTGCCTTCTTTGGTTTTGCCCAATGGATTTGAGATCTATATTCCTGTTGGAACAGCTAAAACTACTGCTAAATCAGCATTGGAGGTTCAAATATATCCTAATCCAATGAATGAGCAAGCAACACTTAAGATAGTAGATGGAGAAGATCAACCCATGATCTTTAATCTTTATGACATTTTAGGTAAAAAAGTAGCATCTAGAGCCTTAAAAGGTAACACTACGATTACGATAGAACGCAACGATTTATCATCAGGTGTTTATTTGTATCGCCTTTCAGATGAGCAAGGCAATGCACTTCACGTTGGTAAATTAGAATTACGATAG
- a CDS encoding 7-cyano-7-deazaguanine synthase has protein sequence MKYRGIIPFSGGIDSTAGLYLTLTQHPNDQFLVFKVNLINGECASRTVKEEQAVNAILDELRKMGICNFTFRRLSFDYSQLGPPPIWDSEAVNFAAATCLRAHPEIYELIEGAIADDYLQEGFQDRLDQIEKILYLVSERTKENLKIVFPLKEMPKYEVMKAIPPAILALTWSCRYPEGAANWELKRCHKCSTCLIIDEVLQKHPNEFEY, from the coding sequence ATGAAATACAGAGGAATCATCCCTTTTTCGGGAGGCATCGATAGCACAGCAGGGTTATACCTAACACTTACTCAACATCCTAATGACCAGTTTTTAGTTTTTAAGGTCAATTTAATTAATGGGGAATGTGCAAGCCGTACCGTCAAAGAAGAACAAGCCGTTAATGCAATTTTAGATGAATTGCGAAAGATGGGAATTTGTAATTTTACTTTTCGTCGATTGTCATTCGATTATTCTCAGTTGGGTCCCCCTCCTATTTGGGATAGTGAAGCGGTTAATTTTGCTGCGGCAACTTGTCTTAGAGCTCATCCCGAAATTTATGAATTGATAGAAGGAGCTATTGCCGATGATTATTTGCAAGAAGGCTTTCAAGATCGATTGGATCAAATCGAAAAAATACTCTATCTAGTTAGTGAACGAACAAAAGAAAACCTAAAAATTGTCTTCCCACTCAAAGAAATGCCTAAGTATGAAGTGATGAAAGCAATTCCTCCTGCTATCTTAGCACTTACTTGGTCTTGTCGTTATCCTGAAGGTGCAGCCAATTGGGAATTAAAACGTTGTCATAAGTGTTCGACCTGTTTGATTATTGATGAGGTATTACAAAAGCATCCTAATGAGTTTGAATATTAA
- a CDS encoding diaminopimelate decarboxylase: MPKTIDYALTFLQKDHLSAILEICKTQFGADFLSPSLLNCYLQDKNKFCHVVEHNNQVIGFSLMEIASRKEVAQKMKGEQAWFSAYFEAYDQVGYRSLTAVAQNFEGNGVASFLVQKGLEFLSHKVELVVCDAWKSEATHIGSILERNGCIAVKEIPNFWTEESLREHYHCTICGPPPCQCTAVIYARYFPRQKQYWWERADLNYKNKTLELAHTNISDFIQNKATPIYIYDLDRIVYKYQQLVAALARFKVPFKIFYAMKANRHPAILSHLKARTNAGIDVCSPNELERALQYGFKETQITYTGTSLSNKDLEVLAQHHQICINFDSLSALRRFIPLTNVREIGIRINPNIGMAYNQSLEYSGNDIVKFGIYKDQWKALKHLIDKSPLSITTVHCHSGSGFLTEQLQRLPLIFEQIDQFLTLFPSIKTLNLGGGLGVPQNEGDQVLDLDEWAQLICEYAKKRALKIAFEPGDYLVKDAGILVTQVNTVEQKMGKLFVGVDAGMNMNYEYAYYNMNLEAVPVQEPLHQKSIKATICGNINEPIDLFSEDKPLPIVKEGDYLALLNSGGYGASTSSNHCMRGDFKEYTICK; this comes from the coding sequence ATGCCAAAAACAATAGATTACGCTTTGACCTTTTTACAAAAAGATCATCTTAGTGCTATCCTAGAAATTTGTAAAACGCAATTTGGAGCTGATTTTTTATCCCCATCTCTATTAAATTGTTACTTGCAGGATAAGAACAAATTTTGTCATGTTGTAGAACACAACAATCAAGTGATAGGCTTTTCATTAATGGAAATTGCTTCCAGAAAAGAAGTTGCTCAAAAAATGAAAGGGGAACAAGCTTGGTTTTCAGCCTATTTCGAAGCTTATGACCAAGTTGGTTATCGATCTTTGACTGCTGTTGCACAGAACTTTGAGGGCAATGGTGTTGCGAGTTTTTTAGTACAAAAGGGCTTAGAATTTCTCTCTCATAAAGTTGAACTTGTCGTTTGCGATGCATGGAAATCCGAAGCAACCCACATTGGGTCTATTTTGGAGCGTAACGGTTGTATAGCAGTAAAGGAGATTCCTAATTTTTGGACTGAGGAAAGCCTACGGGAGCACTATCACTGTACAATTTGTGGACCTCCTCCTTGTCAATGTACCGCTGTTATTTATGCCCGATATTTTCCCCGTCAAAAGCAATACTGGTGGGAAAGAGCAGATTTAAACTATAAAAACAAAACCTTAGAATTAGCACACACCAATATTTCCGATTTCATTCAAAACAAAGCAACCCCTATTTATATTTATGATTTGGATAGAATTGTTTACAAATACCAACAATTGGTTGCTGCCCTAGCGAGGTTTAAAGTTCCCTTTAAGATTTTTTATGCCATGAAAGCCAATCGACACCCTGCGATTTTGAGCCATCTAAAAGCTAGAACCAATGCAGGAATTGATGTTTGTTCTCCCAATGAGTTAGAGCGAGCCTTGCAATATGGATTTAAGGAAACACAAATTACTTATACAGGAACTTCTCTATCCAATAAAGACTTAGAAGTCTTAGCTCAACACCATCAAATTTGTATCAATTTTGATTCTCTCAGTGCTCTTCGTCGGTTTATTCCATTGACCAACGTTCGAGAAATTGGCATTCGAATCAATCCCAATATAGGCATGGCTTATAACCAAAGTCTAGAATATTCGGGCAATGACATTGTAAAATTTGGCATCTACAAAGATCAGTGGAAAGCATTAAAACATTTAATCGATAAGTCACCACTTTCTATTACAACAGTCCATTGTCATTCAGGGTCTGGCTTTTTGACCGAGCAGTTACAACGTCTGCCGCTTATTTTTGAGCAGATCGATCAATTTTTGACCTTATTCCCAAGCATAAAGACCCTCAACCTTGGTGGTGGCTTAGGGGTTCCACAAAACGAAGGGGATCAAGTATTGGACTTGGATGAATGGGCACAACTCATTTGTGAATATGCAAAAAAAAGAGCCTTAAAGATAGCCTTTGAACCAGGAGATTATTTAGTAAAAGATGCGGGCATCTTGGTCACTCAGGTTAATACTGTAGAACAAAAAATGGGCAAATTATTTGTTGGCGTGGATGCAGGTATGAATATGAACTATGAATATGCTTATTATAACATGAATTTAGAAGCGGTTCCTGTGCAAGAGCCCCTCCACCAGAAGTCCATAAAAGCAACCATTTGTGGGAATATAAACGAGCCCATCGACCTCTTTTCGGAGGATAAACCGCTGCCCATTGTGAAGGAAGGTGATTATCTAGCACTACTCAATAGCGGTGGTTATGGAGCTTCAACTAGTTCCAATCACTGTATGCGGGGAGATTTTAAAGAATATACCATTTGCAAATAA